One Cedecea neteri DNA segment encodes these proteins:
- the typA gene encoding ribosome-dependent GTPase TypA — MIENLRNIAIIAHVDHGKTTLVDKLLQQSGTFSERAETTERVMDSNDLEKERGITILAKNTAIKWNDYRINIVDTPGHADFGGEVERVMSMVDSVLLVVDAMDGPMPQTRFVTKKAFAHGLKPIVVINKVDRPGARPDWVVDQVFDLFVNLDATDEQLDFPIIYASALNGIAGMDHTDMAEDMTPLYQAIVDRVPAPSVDLDGPLQMQISQLDYNNYVGVIGIGRIKRGKVKPNQQITIIDSEGKTRNGKVGKVLTHLGLERIESTEAEAGDIIAITGLGELNISDTICDPQNVEALPALSVDEPTVSMFFNVNTSPFCGKEGKFVTSRQILDRLNKELVHNVALRVEETEDADAFRVSGRGELHLSVLIENMRREGFELAVSRPKVIFREIDGRKQEPFENVTLDVEEQHQGSVMQALGERKGDLKNMNPDGKGRVRLDYVIPSRGLIGFRNEFMTMTSGTGLLYSTFSHYDDIRQGEVGQRQNGVLISNGQGKAVAFALFGLQDRGKLFLGHGAEVYEGQIIGIHSRSNDLTVNCLTGKKLTNMRASGTDEATTLVPAQKMTLEQALEFIDDDELVEVTPLSVRIRKRHLTENDRKRAGRGSKEA; from the coding sequence GTGATCGAAAATCTGCGTAATATCGCCATCATCGCGCACGTTGACCACGGTAAAACTACCCTGGTTGATAAGCTGCTGCAGCAGTCTGGTACCTTCAGTGAGCGTGCTGAAACTACTGAACGCGTGATGGACTCCAATGACCTGGAGAAAGAGCGTGGGATTACCATCCTCGCTAAAAACACCGCTATCAAATGGAATGACTACCGTATCAACATCGTTGATACCCCAGGACACGCCGACTTCGGTGGTGAAGTTGAGCGCGTAATGTCAATGGTTGACTCCGTTCTGCTGGTGGTTGACGCAATGGATGGCCCAATGCCGCAGACGCGCTTCGTAACCAAGAAGGCGTTTGCCCATGGTTTGAAGCCAATCGTGGTTATCAACAAAGTTGACCGCCCTGGCGCGCGTCCTGACTGGGTTGTGGATCAGGTCTTTGACCTGTTCGTTAATCTTGATGCGACCGACGAACAGCTCGACTTCCCAATCATCTATGCATCCGCACTGAACGGTATCGCGGGTATGGATCACACTGATATGGCGGAAGACATGACCCCGCTGTACCAGGCTATCGTTGATCGCGTACCGGCACCAAGCGTTGACCTTGATGGTCCACTGCAGATGCAAATTTCCCAGTTGGACTACAACAACTACGTTGGTGTTATCGGCATCGGCCGCATCAAACGCGGTAAAGTGAAGCCAAACCAGCAGATCACTATCATTGATAGCGAAGGGAAAACCCGTAACGGTAAAGTCGGTAAAGTGCTGACCCACCTGGGTCTGGAGCGTATCGAGTCTACCGAAGCTGAAGCTGGTGACATCATCGCTATCACCGGCCTGGGCGAGCTGAACATCTCCGACACCATTTGCGACCCGCAAAATGTTGAAGCGCTGCCAGCGCTGTCCGTAGATGAACCAACCGTTTCCATGTTCTTCAACGTCAACACTTCTCCGTTCTGCGGTAAAGAAGGTAAGTTCGTGACCTCTCGTCAGATTCTGGATCGTCTGAACAAAGAGCTGGTTCACAACGTTGCGCTGCGTGTTGAAGAAACCGAAGATGCGGACGCATTCCGCGTTTCCGGTCGTGGTGAACTGCACCTGTCCGTTCTGATTGAAAACATGCGTCGTGAAGGTTTCGAACTGGCGGTATCCCGTCCGAAAGTTATCTTCCGCGAAATCGACGGCCGCAAACAAGAGCCGTTCGAGAACGTGACTCTGGACGTTGAAGAGCAGCATCAGGGTTCCGTGATGCAGGCGCTCGGTGAGCGTAAAGGCGACCTGAAAAACATGAATCCAGACGGCAAAGGCCGCGTGCGTCTTGACTACGTTATCCCAAGCCGTGGTCTGATCGGCTTCCGTAACGAATTCATGACCATGACCTCCGGTACCGGTCTGCTGTACTCCACCTTCAGCCACTATGACGATATCCGTCAGGGCGAAGTGGGCCAGCGTCAGAACGGCGTGCTGATCTCCAACGGTCAGGGTAAAGCGGTTGCGTTTGCGCTGTTCGGTCTGCAGGATCGCGGCAAGCTGTTCCTGGGCCACGGGGCTGAAGTTTACGAAGGCCAGATCATCGGTATCCACAGTCGTTCTAACGACCTGACCGTTAACTGCCTGACCGGTAAGAAGCTGACCAACATGCGTGCTTCCGGTACTGACGAAGCGACCACTCTGGTTCCTGCGCAGAAAATGACCCTGGAGCAAGCTCTGGAGTTCATCGATGACGACGAACTGGTAGAAGTGACCCCGCTGTCCGTGCGTATTCGTAAGCGCCACCTGACTGAAAACGACCGTAAACGTGCGGGTCGTGGTAGCAAAGAAGCTTAA
- the fabY gene encoding fatty acid biosynthesis protein FabY, with product MYHLRVPQTEEELDRYYQFRWEMLRKPLHQPKGSERDAWDAMAHHQMVVDEEGNTVAVGRLYINADNEAAIRFMAVHPSVQDKGLGTLVAMALESVARQEGVKRVTCSAREDAVPFFAKLGFVNQGEITTPQTTPVRHFLMIKPVATLDDILHRGDWCGQLQQAWYEHIPLSEKMGVRIQQYTGQKFITTMPETGNQNPHHTLFAGSLFSLATLTGWGLIWLMLRERHLGGTIILADAHIRYSKPITGKPGATADLGSLSGDLDRLARGRKARVALEVELYGNDTPGAVFEGVYLVLPAKPFGPLEEGGNEEE from the coding sequence ATGTATCACCTTCGTGTGCCACAAACAGAAGAAGAACTAGATCGTTATTATCAGTTCCGCTGGGAAATGTTGCGCAAACCGCTTCACCAGCCAAAAGGTTCCGAACGTGATGCCTGGGATGCAATGGCGCATCACCAGATGGTGGTCGATGAAGAGGGCAACACCGTTGCCGTGGGACGCCTGTATATCAATGCTGATAATGAAGCCGCGATTCGCTTTATGGCGGTTCACCCGTCGGTGCAGGATAAAGGCTTAGGGACGCTGGTAGCTATGGCACTGGAATCCGTGGCGCGCCAGGAAGGCGTTAAGCGCGTAACCTGTAGCGCACGTGAAGATGCAGTCCCGTTTTTTGCCAAGCTTGGCTTTGTGAACCAGGGGGAAATTACCACCCCGCAAACCACGCCGGTACGCCACTTCCTGATGATTAAGCCGGTCGCCACGCTTGACGATATCCTTCACCGGGGCGACTGGTGTGGGCAGCTTCAACAGGCGTGGTACGAACATATTCCTCTGAGCGAGAAAATGGGCGTGCGTATTCAGCAGTACACTGGGCAAAAATTTATCACCACGATGCCGGAAACGGGCAACCAAAACCCGCACCACACGCTCTTTGCGGGGAGTTTGTTCTCGCTGGCCACGCTAACCGGCTGGGGGCTTATCTGGCTGATGCTGCGTGAGCGTCATTTGGGCGGGACGATTATTCTGGCCGATGCCCATATCCGTTATAGCAAACCGATCACCGGAAAACCGGGGGCAACGGCCGACCTCGGGTCACTGAGTGGTGATTTGGACAGGCTGGCCCGGGGCCGCAAAGCTCGCGTAGCGCTTGAGGTCGAGCTTTACGGGAATGACACGCCCGGTGCGGTGTTTGAGGGCGTCTACCTGGTGCTGCCTGCTAAACCGTTCGGCCCTCTGGAAGAGGGCGGAAACGAAGAAGAGTAG
- the dtd gene encoding D-aminoacyl-tRNA deacylase, with the protein MIALIQRVTRASVTVEGEVTGEIGPGLLVLLGVEKEDNEQKANRLCERVLGYRIFSDEQGKMNLNVQQAGGSLLVVSQFTLAADTERGMRPSFSGGAAPQQAEALYEYFVERCKQQGIDAPTGRFAADMQVSLINDGPVTFWLQV; encoded by the coding sequence ATGATTGCATTAATTCAGCGCGTTACCCGTGCCAGCGTCACCGTGGAGGGTGAGGTTACGGGTGAAATTGGTCCCGGACTTTTGGTGTTGCTGGGTGTCGAAAAAGAAGATAACGAACAGAAAGCGAATCGCCTGTGCGAGCGTGTATTAGGGTATCGAATTTTCAGTGACGAGCAGGGCAAGATGAACCTGAACGTCCAGCAGGCGGGCGGCAGCCTGTTGGTGGTGTCTCAATTTACGCTGGCGGCGGACACGGAACGCGGGATGCGTCCGAGCTTCTCCGGTGGCGCAGCGCCACAGCAGGCCGAAGCCCTTTATGAATATTTTGTCGAGCGCTGCAAACAACAAGGTATCGACGCCCCAACCGGGCGATTCGCCGCCGATATGCAGGTTTCGCTAATTAATGACGGGCCGGTGACGTTCTGGCTGCAGGTGTAA
- the glnA gene encoding glutamate--ammonia ligase — protein MSAEHVLTMLNEHEVKFVDLRFTDTKGKEQHVTIPAHQVNADFFEEGKMFDGSSIGGWKGINESDMVLMPDPTTAVIDPFFADSTLIIRCDILEPGTMQGYDRDPRSIAKRAEDYLRSTGIADTVLFGPEPEFFLFDDIRFGSSISGSHVAIDDIEGAWNTGTKYEGGNKGHRPAVKGGYFPVPPVDSSQDLRSAMCLTMEQMGLVVEAHHHEVATAGQNEVATRFNTMTKKADEIQIYKYVVHNVAHAYGKTATFMPKPMFGDNGSGMHCHMSLSKNGVNLFSGDKYAGLSEQALYYIGGVIKHAKAINALANPTTNSYKRLVPGYEAPVMLAYSARNRSASIRIPVVASPKARRIEVRFPDPAANPYLCFAALLMAGLDGIKNKIHPGEAMDKNLYDLPPEEAKEIPQVAGSLEEALNALNEDREFLTAGGVFTDDAIDAYIALRIEENDRVRMTPHPVEFELYYSV, from the coding sequence ATGTCCGCTGAACACGTTTTGACGATGCTGAATGAGCATGAAGTTAAGTTTGTTGATCTGCGCTTTACCGACACTAAAGGTAAAGAACAGCACGTCACTATTCCTGCTCATCAGGTAAATGCTGACTTCTTCGAAGAAGGCAAAATGTTTGACGGCTCCTCGATTGGTGGCTGGAAAGGTATCAACGAATCCGACATGGTGCTGATGCCAGATCCAACCACAGCGGTCATCGACCCGTTCTTCGCGGACTCTACCCTGATTATCCGCTGTGACATTCTCGAGCCAGGCACCATGCAGGGCTACGACCGTGACCCGCGTTCTATTGCAAAACGCGCTGAAGACTACCTGCGCTCTACCGGCATCGCAGACACCGTTCTGTTCGGGCCAGAGCCAGAATTCTTCCTGTTCGACGACATTCGTTTCGGCAGCTCTATCTCCGGCTCCCACGTTGCTATCGATGATATCGAAGGCGCATGGAACACCGGCACCAAATACGAAGGCGGTAACAAAGGCCACCGTCCAGCGGTGAAAGGCGGTTACTTCCCAGTGCCACCGGTCGACTCTTCTCAGGACCTGCGTTCTGCTATGTGTCTGACCATGGAGCAAATGGGCCTGGTTGTTGAAGCTCATCACCACGAAGTGGCGACCGCTGGTCAGAACGAAGTGGCAACCCGCTTCAACACCATGACCAAAAAAGCTGACGAAATTCAGATCTACAAATACGTTGTACACAACGTGGCTCACGCTTACGGCAAAACCGCGACCTTTATGCCAAAACCAATGTTTGGCGATAACGGTTCCGGCATGCACTGCCACATGTCCCTGTCCAAGAACGGCGTAAACCTGTTCTCCGGTGACAAATATGCTGGCCTGTCTGAGCAAGCGCTGTACTACATCGGTGGTGTTATCAAACACGCTAAAGCAATCAACGCCCTGGCGAACCCAACCACCAACTCCTATAAGCGTCTGGTCCCAGGCTACGAAGCTCCAGTTATGCTGGCTTACTCTGCCCGTAACCGTTCTGCTTCTATCCGTATCCCGGTTGTTGCGTCTCCGAAAGCACGTCGTATCGAAGTGCGCTTCCCGGACCCAGCGGCTAACCCATACCTGTGCTTCGCAGCGCTGCTGATGGCGGGTCTGGACGGTATTAAGAACAAGATCCACCCAGGCGAAGCCATGGACAAAAACCTGTATGACCTGCCGCCAGAAGAAGCGAAAGAGATCCCACAGGTTGCTGGCTCTCTGGAAGAAGCACTGAATGCACTGAACGAAGACCGTGAGTTCCTGACTGCGGGTGGCGTATTCACCGACGACGCTATCGATGCTTACATCGCACTGCGTATCGAAGAAAACGACCGCGTTCGCATGACTCCGCAT
- a CDS encoding virulence factor BrkB family protein, which produces MIKSVPRKTAHRLRPLWAWGKLLWQRIDQDNMTTLAGNLAYVSLLSLVPLVAVVFALFAAFPMFADISVQLRHFIFANFMPATGDVIQRYIEQFVANSNRMTAVGAIGLIVTSLLLMYAVDSALNTIWRSKRVRPKVYSFAIYWMILTLGPLLAGASLAISSYLLSLRWASELNSMLDEVLRIFPLLLSWLAFWLLYSLVPTTSVRAKDAMIGSLVAALLFELGKKGFALYITMFPSYQLIYGVLAVIPILFVWVYWTWCIVLLGAEITASLGDYRKLRQAAEQEELEEQ; this is translated from the coding sequence ATGATCAAAAGCGTGCCCCGTAAAACCGCACATCGCCTCAGGCCGCTCTGGGCCTGGGGCAAACTGCTGTGGCAGCGTATCGACCAGGACAACATGACGACTCTGGCAGGTAACCTTGCCTATGTGTCATTGCTGTCTCTGGTGCCGCTGGTGGCGGTTGTCTTTGCGCTGTTTGCCGCATTTCCGATGTTTGCTGATATCAGCGTTCAGCTGCGCCACTTCATCTTCGCCAATTTTATGCCCGCTACCGGCGACGTGATTCAGCGCTACATCGAACAGTTTGTCGCGAACTCCAACAGAATGACGGCGGTGGGGGCCATCGGGCTGATCGTCACCTCGCTGCTGCTGATGTATGCGGTAGACAGCGCGCTGAATACCATCTGGCGCAGTAAGCGCGTGAGACCGAAGGTGTACTCCTTCGCCATTTACTGGATGATCCTGACGCTTGGGCCGCTGTTGGCCGGGGCCAGCCTGGCAATAAGCTCTTACCTTCTTTCTCTACGCTGGGCCTCAGAACTCAACAGCATGCTTGATGAAGTCCTGCGCATTTTCCCTCTGCTGCTTTCCTGGCTTGCGTTCTGGCTGCTTTACAGCCTGGTGCCGACGACCAGCGTTCGGGCAAAGGACGCCATGATAGGCTCGCTGGTTGCCGCGTTACTGTTTGAGCTGGGCAAAAAGGGCTTTGCCCTCTATATCACCATGTTCCCTTCTTACCAGCTGATTTACGGCGTACTGGCGGTGATCCCCATATTATTTGTCTGGGTCTACTGGACCTGGTGTATCGTGTTGCTGGGGGCGGAAATTACCGCCTCGCTGGGCGACTACCGTAAATTGCGACAGGCTGCAGAGCAGGAAGAACTGGAAGAACAATGA
- the yihX gene encoding glucose-1-phosphatase, which produces MLYIFDLGNVIVDIDFNRVLGVWSDYSRVPLANLQKSFAMGETFHQHERGQITDEVFAERLCHEMDVALSYEQFAAGWQAIFIGLRKETIGVMQNLREQGHRVVVLSNTNRLHTGFWPDEYPEVAQSADKIYLSQEMGMRKPDAEIYLKVLQEEGFSADQAVFFDDNADNIHGARALGITSIQVIDKQTIPDWFAKQG; this is translated from the coding sequence ATGCTGTATATCTTTGATTTAGGTAACGTCATCGTTGATATCGACTTTAATCGCGTGCTCGGTGTCTGGAGCGATTACAGCCGGGTGCCGTTAGCCAACCTGCAGAAAAGTTTCGCGATGGGAGAAACCTTCCATCAGCATGAACGTGGGCAGATAACGGATGAAGTGTTTGCCGAACGCTTATGCCACGAAATGGACGTAGCGCTCAGCTATGAGCAGTTTGCCGCAGGCTGGCAGGCGATTTTCATTGGCCTGCGCAAAGAGACGATTGGCGTCATGCAGAATCTTCGTGAGCAGGGACATCGCGTGGTGGTCCTTTCCAATACTAACCGCCTGCATACCGGTTTCTGGCCTGATGAATACCCGGAAGTGGCGCAGTCGGCCGACAAAATCTATCTCTCCCAGGAAATGGGGATGCGCAAGCCGGACGCGGAAATCTACCTCAAAGTTCTGCAGGAAGAAGGCTTCTCTGCCGATCAGGCCGTCTTCTTTGATGATAATGCCGACAACATTCACGGTGCACGAGCGTTGGGCATCACGAGTATTCAGGTGATCGACAAGCAGACTATCCCGGACTGGTTTGCTAAACAGGGATGA